A genome region from Clostridium sp. JN-9 includes the following:
- a CDS encoding flagellar assembly protein A — protein MEKIFKGKSVEECINEACEVLNIPKDQLDYSLIEEKKGFLFKSASIKVNINENDKSKEEQKPDKSDENNGKVKITDGRIIVKNPKEQGHAAAIFSAMNVKVIVDEEEINTRKEVFEESKIQVIMPEDEAQRIMDINVSKDAMEAYASIKYKPQNIYKLVDTDESNTIEIKCESAQSVFPEKFTIDEVKKELAKQKITYGILDENIKDLVNGEENKSLLVAKGEKPEDEQDDILDIKFKQDDENMVPDEDKFGKVDFKSIGSIDSVVKGDILAVKTPGKEGRNGKDIRSKIIKCKAGKKINIRNGTGCSLKDSNTIIADENGKPCIKNNTFYVYPVHEVKSDVDLKSGNIKFLGDIMIYGNVMDGMTVDAGNAITINGNVERAKITSKGESLIKGSIISSQVLAGGENIIIQNLINNLEALKQELSSLSKVAEEIKKLNLLGADRKDGEIVKVLIETKFKDIPRLCMKIAAGITMEKKDQKDELLEVMKGKLIGLAPINMEHYWEVDDIIKIIKDKINQFKSFLSIPVNLRIAYCQDSTLESSGDIYIFGKGEYVSNIKGNGKIIFEGERSIARGGVLQSNDEIRCKIVGSLGGVTTKLCTSGKGHIWADIAYQNTIFVVGSREYMLDTPSKEIHAYLGKDEDIIVDKFKL, from the coding sequence ATGGAAAAGATTTTTAAGGGAAAATCTGTTGAAGAATGTATAAATGAGGCATGTGAAGTATTAAATATTCCCAAGGATCAACTAGATTATTCATTAATTGAAGAAAAAAAGGGTTTTCTTTTTAAAAGTGCTTCTATAAAAGTTAACATAAATGAAAATGATAAATCAAAAGAAGAACAAAAGCCAGATAAAAGTGATGAAAACAATGGCAAAGTTAAAATAACTGATGGCAGAATAATAGTTAAAAACCCTAAAGAACAAGGACATGCTGCAGCAATTTTCTCAGCCATGAATGTAAAGGTAATTGTTGATGAAGAAGAAATAAATACCAGAAAAGAAGTATTTGAGGAAAGTAAAATTCAGGTTATTATGCCTGAGGATGAGGCTCAGAGGATTATGGACATAAATGTATCCAAAGATGCAATGGAAGCTTATGCATCTATTAAATACAAGCCTCAAAATATATATAAATTAGTGGATACAGATGAAAGCAATACAATTGAAATAAAGTGTGAATCAGCACAAAGTGTATTTCCCGAAAAATTTACCATAGATGAAGTAAAAAAAGAACTTGCAAAACAAAAAATTACATATGGAATACTGGATGAAAATATTAAAGATTTAGTAAATGGTGAGGAAAATAAAAGCCTGCTTGTTGCTAAAGGTGAAAAACCTGAGGATGAGCAGGATGATATATTAGACATAAAGTTTAAACAGGATGATGAGAACATGGTGCCTGATGAGGATAAATTCGGCAAAGTGGATTTTAAAAGCATTGGTTCAATTGACTCTGTAGTAAAAGGAGATATACTAGCTGTAAAAACCCCGGGCAAGGAAGGCAGGAATGGAAAGGATATAAGATCAAAAATAATTAAGTGCAAGGCAGGAAAGAAAATAAACATAAGAAATGGTACGGGATGCTCATTAAAGGATTCAAATACCATAATTGCAGATGAAAATGGAAAGCCATGCATTAAAAATAATACTTTTTATGTATATCCTGTTCATGAAGTTAAAAGTGATGTGGATTTAAAAAGCGGCAATATTAAATTCCTTGGCGACATAATGATTTATGGAAATGTAATGGATGGCATGACAGTGGATGCAGGAAATGCTATAACCATAAATGGCAATGTGGAAAGGGCAAAAATCACATCAAAAGGAGAATCATTAATTAAAGGAAGTATAATTTCTTCTCAGGTTTTAGCAGGTGGAGAGAACATAATAATACAAAATTTAATTAATAATCTTGAAGCATTAAAACAGGAATTATCCAGTTTATCAAAGGTTGCTGAGGAAATTAAAAAACTTAATCTTCTTGGAGCTGACAGGAAAGACGGAGAAATCGTAAAGGTACTTATAGAAACTAAATTTAAGGATATACCAAGATTATGTATGAAAATAGCTGCAGGAATTACCATGGAAAAGAAAGATCAAAAAGATGAACTTCTTGAAGTGATGAAGGGAAAATTAATAGGCCTGGCACCAATTAACATGGAGCACTACTGGGAAGTTGATGATATTATAAAAATAATTAAGGATAAAATTAATCAGTTTAAGAGCTTTTTATCAATTCCTGTTAACTTAAGAATTGCATACTGTCAGGATTCAACACTTGAATCATCAGGTGATATATATATATTTGGGAAAGGTGAATATGTTTCCAATATTAAAGGAAATGGGAAAATAATATTTGAAGGAGAAAGAAGCATAGCAAGAGGCGGAGTATTACAATCAAATGATGAAATAAGATGTAAAATAGTAGGGAGTCTTGGGGGAGTAACAACTAAGCTGTGTACTTCAGGTAAAGGACATATATGGGCAGATATTGCTTATCAGAATACAATATTTGTGGTAGGCAGCAGAGAGTATATGCTGGACACACCAAGCAAAGAAATACATGCCTATTTGGGCAAGGATGAGGATATCATTGTGGACAAATTTAAATTGTAG
- a CDS encoding aminotransferase class IV, with translation MSENFRKYFILNGEVKEDVYFDDNIITRGKSLYEVIRIIDGYPLFLKRHMKRLKNSARVTDLKLWLNEEQIKSCIFKLIEVNGEDIGNIKLIFNYYNGELNFLCYYIKHNYPDKKSYEEGVKTILYHGERNNPNAKVINMDFRHNVDIKIKESSAYEAILVDNQGFITEGSRSNIFLIKGNKVYTAPLKAVLPGTRRDVIIHLCKKLSYEVIEKEINYKDIADFDALFISGTSPKVLPINKVDNIDYNSSKNAVVKNLMNAYDQEVTMDIEEFKNNK, from the coding sequence ATGAGTGAAAATTTTAGAAAATATTTTATTTTAAATGGTGAAGTAAAAGAAGATGTATATTTCGATGATAATATTATTACAAGAGGAAAGTCGCTTTATGAAGTTATAAGAATAATTGACGGCTATCCATTATTTTTAAAGAGACATATGAAAAGACTGAAAAATTCAGCCAGGGTAACTGATTTAAAATTATGGCTTAATGAGGAGCAGATTAAAAGCTGCATTTTTAAGCTTATTGAAGTAAATGGTGAAGATATTGGAAATATAAAACTTATTTTTAATTATTATAATGGTGAGCTAAATTTCTTATGCTATTATATTAAGCATAATTATCCAGATAAAAAAAGTTATGAAGAAGGGGTTAAAACCATACTATATCATGGTGAAAGAAATAATCCCAATGCTAAGGTTATAAATATGGATTTTAGGCATAATGTGGATATAAAGATTAAGGAATCATCTGCATATGAAGCTATATTAGTGGATAATCAAGGCTTTATAACAGAGGGAAGCAGATCTAACATATTTTTGATTAAGGGAAATAAGGTGTATACAGCTCCCTTAAAAGCAGTACTTCCAGGAACAAGAAGGGATGTAATAATTCACTTGTGCAAAAAACTTTCCTATGAAGTAATTGAAAAAGAAATAAATTATAAAGACATAGCTGATTTTGATGCTTTATTTATATCAGGAACATCTCCAAAGGTATTACCTATTAATAAAGTGGATAATATAGATTATAATTCAAGCAAAAATGCTGTGGTTAAAAATTTAATGAATGCTTATGACCAGGAAGTAACAATGGATATTGAGGAATTTAAAAATAATAAATAA
- a CDS encoding HAD-IB family hydrolase, translating to MEKLAIFDVDYTITKRETLMEFYTFMVKKDIKLIRYLPKSAFAGILYFLKIYDAGKAKQKFISFIDGIKEDDMKSIVKEFYEKRLSKIFYKDAIDTMKKLKGEGYKIYLISASAEFYLSELYNIKEVDKVIGTRFKITNGIHGSVMEGENCKGEEKVKRLNQVLKKENIEVNFKDSYMFSDSMSDLPLFKLVGHPYLINSKKKYNNVEVLKWR from the coding sequence ATGGAGAAACTTGCAATATTTGATGTGGACTATACTATTACCAAAAGAGAGACACTAATGGAGTTCTATACTTTTATGGTCAAAAAGGATATAAAGTTAATAAGATATCTGCCTAAAAGCGCTTTTGCAGGTATTTTGTATTTTTTAAAAATTTACGATGCAGGAAAAGCAAAGCAGAAATTTATTTCATTTATAGATGGTATTAAAGAAGATGATATGAAGTCAATAGTTAAAGAATTTTATGAAAAAAGATTAAGTAAGATTTTTTATAAGGATGCCATTGACACAATGAAAAAGCTTAAAGGTGAAGGATATAAAATATATCTTATTTCAGCATCTGCTGAGTTTTATTTAAGCGAGCTTTACAATATAAAAGAAGTTGATAAAGTAATAGGCACCAGATTCAAAATCACCAATGGCATTCATGGCTCTGTTATGGAAGGTGAGAATTGCAAAGGTGAAGAAAAGGTAAAAAGACTTAATCAGGTACTTAAAAAAGAAAATATAGAAGTGAATTTTAAGGACTCCTATATGTTTTCAGATTCTATGTCTGATCTGCCTTTATTCAAATTAGTAGGCCATCCTTATTTAATAAATTCAAAAAAGAAGTATAATAATGTGGAAGTTTTAAAATGGAGATAA
- a CDS encoding DUF1292 domain-containing protein produces the protein MDNEKLHDCGCGHDHDEHECGCGHDHDEHENCGCGCDCGEGDALTVELEDENGNLVQCEVVDGFEYKDSEYALVQHPNGEVYLFKVVGEGDAGELVVPDDAEFEEVSKHYESLLESEE, from the coding sequence ATGGATAATGAAAAATTACATGACTGCGGCTGTGGACATGATCACGATGAACATGAATGTGGATGCGGACATGATCATGATGAACATGAAAACTGCGGCTGTGGCTGTGACTGCGGCGAAGGTGATGCTCTAACTGTTGAATTAGAAGATGAAAATGGTAACCTAGTTCAATGTGAGGTCGTTGACGGATTTGAATATAAAGACAGTGAATACGCTTTAGTTCAGCACCCAAATGGAGAGGTATATCTCTTTAAGGTAGTAGGCGAAGGCGATGCAGGAGAATTGGTAGTTCCTGATGATGCTGAGTTTGAAGAAGTATCAAAGCACTACGAATCACTATTAGAAAGTGAAGAATAA